In a genomic window of Streptococcus mitis NCTC 12261:
- a CDS encoding ABC transporter ATP-binding protein, producing the protein MAMIEVEHLQKNFVKTVKEPGLKGALRSFIHPEKQTFEAVKDLTFEVPKGQILGFIGANGAGKSTTIKMLTGILKPTSGFCRINGKIPQDNRQDYVKDIGVVFGQRTQLWWDLALQETYTVLKEIYDVPDSLFHKRMDFLNEVLDLKDFIKDPVRTLSLGQRMRADIAASLLHNPKVLFLDEPTIGLDVSVKDNIRRAITQINQEEETTILLTTHDLSDIEQLCDRIFMIDKGQEIFDGTVSQLKETFGKMKTLSFELLPGQSHLLSHYEGFSDMTIDRQGNSLNIEFDSSRYQSADIIKQTLSDFEVRDLKMMDTDIEDIIRRFYRKEL; encoded by the coding sequence ATGGCAATGATAGAAGTGGAACATCTTCAGAAAAATTTTGTGAAGACTGTTAAGGAACCGGGCTTGAAGGGGGCTTTGCGCTCCTTTATTCATCCTGAAAAGCAGACCTTTGAAGCGGTCAAGGATTTGACCTTTGAGGTCCCAAAAGGACAAATTTTAGGATTTATCGGGGCTAATGGTGCTGGGAAGTCGACAACCATTAAAATGCTGACAGGGATTTTAAAACCGACATCTGGTTTTTGTCGGATTAACGGCAAGATTCCCCAGGACAATCGTCAAGATTATGTCAAGGATATTGGGGTTGTTTTTGGACAACGCACCCAGCTATGGTGGGATTTGGCCCTGCAAGAGACCTACACGGTTTTAAAAGAGATTTACGATGTGCCAGACTCGCTCTTTCATAAGCGTATGGACTTTTTGAATGAAGTCTTGGATTTGAAGGACTTTATCAAGGATCCCGTGAGAACTCTTTCGCTGGGACAACGGATGCGGGCGGATATTGCAGCTTCCTTGCTTCACAATCCTAAAGTTCTCTTTTTAGATGAGCCGACCATTGGCTTGGACGTTTCGGTCAAGGACAACATTCGTCGGGCTATTACTCAGATCAATCAGGAGGAAGAAACCACCATTCTCTTGACCACTCACGACCTGAGCGACATTGAGCAACTCTGTGATCGGATTTTTATGATAGACAAAGGGCAGGAGATTTTTGATGGAACGGTGAGCCAACTCAAGGAAACCTTTGGAAAGATGAAGACTCTTTCTTTTGAACTGCTACCAGGTCAAAGTCATCTCCTTTCTCACTATGAAGGCTTTTCGGATATGACAATTGATAGACAAGGGAATAGTCTCAACATTGAATTCGATAGTTCCCGCTACCAGTCAGCTGACATTATCAAGCAAACCCTGTCTGATTTTGAGGTCCGAGATTTGAAGATGATGGATACGGATATTGAAGATATTATCCGCCGCTTCTATCGAAAGGAGCTCTAA